Proteins encoded together in one Mobula hypostoma chromosome 9, sMobHyp1.1, whole genome shotgun sequence window:
- the cdpf1 gene encoding cysteine-rich DPF motif domain-containing protein 1 isoform X2 encodes MKCVEEPEPGVFECSLCGLRAPFNYHGQKPPNARSIVLLEECYTMNDPFTSQKDRFLIIGSHCSLCNSIVCVGQECSLFYTKRFCIPCVKKHMELFPEEIQLDLQKKQQQKPHSSG; translated from the exons ATGAAATGCGTTGAAGAGCCAGAGCCGGGAGTATTTGAATGTAGTTTATGTGGACTCAGAGCACCGTTTAACTACCATGGACAAAAGCCACCAAATGCACGTTCTATTGT ACTGCTAGAGGAGTGCTACACCATGAATGATCCATTCACATCTCAAAAGGACAGATTTCTTAttattggatctcactgtagtcTTTGCAACAGCATTGTATGTGTTGGACAA GAATGTAGCCTCTTCTACACAAAGCGCTTCTGTATCCCCTGTGTTAAGAAGCACATGGAACTGTTCCCTGAAGAGATTCAGTTGGATCTACAGaagaagcagcagcaaaagccTCATTCCTCAGGTTAA
- the cdpf1 gene encoding cysteine-rich DPF motif domain-containing protein 1 isoform X1, which translates to MMKCVEEPEPGVFECSLCGLRAPFNYHGQKPPNARSIVLLEECYTMNDPFTSQKDRFLIIGSHCSLCNSIVCVGQECSLFYTKRFCIPCVKKHMELFPEEIQLDLQKKQQQKPHSSG; encoded by the exons atg ATGAAATGCGTTGAAGAGCCAGAGCCGGGAGTATTTGAATGTAGTTTATGTGGACTCAGAGCACCGTTTAACTACCATGGACAAAAGCCACCAAATGCACGTTCTATTGT ACTGCTAGAGGAGTGCTACACCATGAATGATCCATTCACATCTCAAAAGGACAGATTTCTTAttattggatctcactgtagtcTTTGCAACAGCATTGTATGTGTTGGACAA GAATGTAGCCTCTTCTACACAAAGCGCTTCTGTATCCCCTGTGTTAAGAAGCACATGGAACTGTTCCCTGAAGAGATTCAGTTGGATCTACAGaagaagcagcagcaaaagccTCATTCCTCAGGTTAA